TCTCCTCGCATCGATCCACAGCGTCAAATCGGTTGCTGGGTTATGAAGAAACAGGATGACTGGAACAGGGAAGTTCCCCCAGTAATGCCGGTGCTTTTCCTCTGGCGTAAAGTATACGTACCCTTCGTCGTGACTCTCAAAGTATGAGCAGCCTGATTTGACCTGCGCCGCAACGATCGAACCTGCGCATGTTCCATCATCATTAACAAGTTCGATCTGCCCATCTATGCCAACGTCGGTATTCCTGGTTTCGCGCCATATGAACCGCTTTAAAGTCAGTTTATGCTCAACAGCACAGACACCAAGACGTTCTGTGAATTGATTTTCAGTTACCTTTGGTAAATTCATTGCTTTTCCTTGCTCAACTAGTTATTAGTAGGTTTTCCTATATAAGAAACTTGTTTCTTATATAGGAAACCACAATGGTTTCTTATATAGGAAACTTACCGTCTCTTGCTTCCCTTTGTAATCCCTCTGTGATCTTCACTTCAAACCATTACCACAAAATCCGCCGATAGAGCGGCGACCACAATTCCCCTTAAGAGTACCATTGCCTCCGGACATCAACCTTACGGGACGGAGGGCGGAGATACGCCCAGTTCCCGCAGCGCCTGTTCGATGGCGGGAATGTCGCACCCGTCGATGATCCGTTTGCCGTCATCGAATACGATCAGCGGGACGATGTCGCCATGGTAGCGCTCGCGCCATTCCTTGCGCGCTTGCCGGTCGGTGCGGATGTCTCGTTTTATGTGGGGGATTCTTTTGCTGGTGAAATAACTTTCCACCTGGGAGCAGTAGGGTCAGCCGCTGCCGACGAAGATGGTGATGGCTGGATAGGGGGCAGTGCCGGTGGGGGATGTAGAGGCCGCGGCGCAGCCAAGAAGAACAGTGGCGAGCAGGACGAGGGCAAGCGCCGTTATCCTGGTGATCTTTCCGCGCGGTGGGGCAGTGAAGGGGGGCATCGGGTATTCTCCCATATCCCATGCAGTAATGGGCCAATCCTACCAGCCGGCTGCGAGACAAGCAACAGGCAAAAGTGAATTCCGGAGCAAAGAGGTAATGTGTGATTAATTTAATAAAAATTATTAAAGAAATAACTGCCTGCTCCGATACATGTTCTAACAAGCAGATGCCAACGCAGCGTTAGATCATCTAAACTGCTGACAGGAGCCTGCCATGAACAACTGTAGCATGAAGAAGAAACTTGCCGTGATTGTGCTTATCGGGTGGGTTGCTCTGGGGCTGAACTCGCTTCTCGGTCTCATGGGGATGAAGCATGCCAATGAGGGGATGCATGAGCTTTACGCGGACCATCTCACCAGCTCCCATCAGCTGACTAATATCATGGACCTGCTGCACATGAGCCGGACTCAGCTTCTACTGGCCCTTCAGCATGACCCCAACGGCGTCTTTGCCAAGATGCACAATCATCCCACGGAAATGCACCTGGATAATGTCCGGAAAAACTTTGACGAACTGAACGGTTTGCTGGACAAGTTGGCCAACGGCACCGGAGAAGATGAGTCGAAAAAACTGAAAGAAGCGTTCCTTGCATCCTGCAAAAATTTGCTGAACGAGGGGATGATTCCGGTTGCCCAGGCGGCAAAGCAGCAGGATTTTCACAGCGGCGGACTTCTTACGCTGCAAAAGATAAATACCATGTTCCCCGAAACCGAGAAGGCTGCCGACCTGGTCCTGGCCCATGAACTCGAAGCCGCCCAAAATGCCTATACCCACGGCGTTGAGGAGTATCGGGAGAAAACCGTAACAATGGGGGTTGCCCTGTTGCTGTCGATATTGTTCACCGGAGGGATCAGCTACCTGATAATCAGGGCGATAGCACGGCTCACCGAACGGCTGACGCAGGCGGCAGATGTCATTGCAAATGGCGATTTGACCCACCGCATCAACAGCGAGTGCCACGACGAGCTGGGAAAGGTTGCCCATTCGTTCGATGCCATGGCCGACACCATTACGGGATTGATCTCCACTACCCAGAAGGCGGTTCTCAAACTTGCCGCCTCAACAAAGCAGTTTTCCGGGTCAACCAACAGGATTGCCGCAAATACCTCGAACATGGCTGACCAGGCCATTATCATCGCAACTTCCAGCGAGGAGATGTCGGTGACTTCGGGAGAAATAGCCCAGAACTGCAGCATGGCGGCGCAAGGCGCGCAGTTTGCCAATGACCGGGCCACGGCCGGGGCGGAAGTTGTCCGGCAGACCATTGCCGGCATGGAGAAAATTTCGGAACGGGTCAAGGAGACTGCCCGGACCGTGGAGTCCTTGGGTGAGCGCAGCGACCAGATTGGCGAGATTGTGGAAACGATTCAGGATATCGCCGACCAGACCAATCTCCTGGCGCTTAATGCCGCCATTGAAGCGGCCCGGGCGGGAGAGATGGGGCGGGGGTTCGCGGTGGTGGCCGATGAGGTGAGGGCTTTGGCTGAACGGACAACCAGGGCGACCAGAGAGATCAGCGAGATGATCCATGCGATTCAATCTGAAACAAGAGGGGCAGTGAAGTCGATGGAAGAAGGTGTTCAGGAGGTTCATGAGGGGACGTCGCGGGCCGCCAGATCAGGCGAAGCGCTGGGCGAGATCCTGAACCAGATTGATCTGGTGTCGTCGCAGGTCAATCAGATTGCGACCGCCGCTGAGCAGCAGACCGCCACCACGACCGAAATTTCTTCTAAAATCCAGGAGATAAACAGTGTTGCGCAGAACGCCTCGGCGACGGCCCATTCCGGGGCGCTTGCCGCCACAGAGCTGGCGGCGCTTGCCGAAGACCTGCAAACCATGGTCCGCCGGTTCAAAACGCCGGGAAGCGAACTGTTCATCCTTGAACTGGCGAAAAACGACCACAAGCTATTCGTGGAGACGGTTGAGCAGATAGTGGAGGGGCTCATGAGCATGGAGGCCTCTCAATTGGCGACCCACAAGACCTGCCGTTTCGGCAAATGGTACGAAGGCGAGGGGAAAGAGCTGTGCGGCCACCTGTCGGCCTTCAAGAGCATCGAGATCCCCCATGAGCGTATTCATGCCCTTGCCCGGGAGATCGTGACCGTTGCCAAGTCGGGACAGCAGGACAAGGCCGTCAGCATGCTTTCGGAACTCATGGACCTGTCAGGCCAGATCAGCTCCATGATTGATGCGTTGGAAAACGAGGCCAACAGGAGCAATCAAGGCCATTGATTATGCAGGCTTTTGGGGGCTGGTCACCGGGCTATGCGTAGAAGAATCTCAGGATTTGCCCGGAATTTCGGACCCCCGGAATTTCTGTCGGGTTATTTTCAGTTGTATTGCGATTCGGTCAAAACCTGAAAAATGGTCTGTCGCATGTTTGCCACCAGGGTGCTGCCGTTGACCGGGTTGTCGTTAAGGTTTGTTGCCAGGTTTTCATGCTGTGTGGTGGATTTGTAGGGGATCACGAGTTTGCCGTAGTCGTTGATCAGGCCGATGTCGCTCCAACTGGCTACAATAATATTGCGATGATCCTGAGGTGCCGACAAGTCGATCCCCTGACTGTAATCTTTCACCTGATTCTGTACGCCCAGACGTTTTAGAATGGTTGGTACAACATCCATGTGACTGGTTCGCATTGAAATGGTCTTGGCCGTGCTTCCCGGCATCCAGGCAACCATGGGTACCCGGACCTGCCAGTCAGTAAATGCTGAATTATGCCCCCAACGGCCACGTTCCATGAATTCCTCGCCATGGTCACCCGTGATGATGACCAGCGTGTTGTTCAGGTCTCCGGATTTTTGCAGATACTCCACTATTCGTTGCAACTGTGAATCAATGCTATGCGCGGCATTCTCGTAACGTGCCTTCAAGCCTTTGATCTTCGACGCAAGATCCTCC
The nucleotide sequence above comes from Geobacter benzoatilyticus. Encoded proteins:
- a CDS encoding methyl-accepting chemotaxis protein, which codes for MNNCSMKKKLAVIVLIGWVALGLNSLLGLMGMKHANEGMHELYADHLTSSHQLTNIMDLLHMSRTQLLLALQHDPNGVFAKMHNHPTEMHLDNVRKNFDELNGLLDKLANGTGEDESKKLKEAFLASCKNLLNEGMIPVAQAAKQQDFHSGGLLTLQKINTMFPETEKAADLVLAHELEAAQNAYTHGVEEYREKTVTMGVALLLSILFTGGISYLIIRAIARLTERLTQAADVIANGDLTHRINSECHDELGKVAHSFDAMADTITGLISTTQKAVLKLAASTKQFSGSTNRIAANTSNMADQAIIIATSSEEMSVTSGEIAQNCSMAAQGAQFANDRATAGAEVVRQTIAGMEKISERVKETARTVESLGERSDQIGEIVETIQDIADQTNLLALNAAIEAARAGEMGRGFAVVADEVRALAERTTRATREISEMIHAIQSETRGAVKSMEEGVQEVHEGTSRAARSGEALGEILNQIDLVSSQVNQIATAAEQQTATTTEISSKIQEINSVAQNASATAHSGALAATELAALAEDLQTMVRRFKTPGSELFILELAKNDHKLFVETVEQIVEGLMSMEASQLATHKTCRFGKWYEGEGKELCGHLSAFKSIEIPHERIHALAREIVTVAKSGQQDKAVSMLSELMDLSGQISSMIDALENEANRSNQGH